Sequence from the Chelonoidis abingdonii isolate Lonesome George chromosome 16, CheloAbing_2.0, whole genome shotgun sequence genome:
GCTGTGCTATTACCTTTCACCCCCCTATCCTTTAAGCTCCTCATTAAAACAAAGATATTCCAAGAAGCCTTGGAACCCCAACTACCCATCCATCCCCCAGATTCTTGCACCAACACTGTAATCCCGCACTCCCCATATACTACGCATGGACCGCTTACTTTGTGTTGTGGGAGCAGGAGGGACAATCCACTCCACAGGCTGGCACAGTACAGAACTAGTGCAGAGCCTAGATGTGCTGCTAGACGATACTGACTGACTCGGGGGATGTCATGAGAATCCGGCTTCTCTTCCAATCCACTTTTCACCATGTACCAGCCTAGCAGACCCTGCCAAAGGACCAAAGAGATAACATGAGAGCTACTGAGGGGCAAAACCCAGTCCCCTTCCATAGCCTCAGCTGGGAGAAACAAAGAACTCACCTTCATGTCAATTTCACCGTGATAAAGGGAACAAGAGGGAGTTATCTGTTCCAACACTGACCTTAAACATCATACAGGTGTTAGCTGTACAATAACCACAGTTCCACCATCAGTATCACCACCCAAAGCCTTCACAGAAGCCATAGTCTCAGCCCACCAATCAAGAAATACTTACAGTTAGGCAACACCACTGCACATCATCATCCCCCAGAAGCCCCCAAAGCCAATGATATATatcccagcagctgcaggcttCCTTACCTGGAAGCAGACAAGCCCACAGAGGGCAAGGACACACCCCTTCATGGAGTAGCTGAGCCAGCCTTTTCTCCAGAAGTAGACAGCAGGCAGAACATAGGCCAAACCTACAACCCGACCCCACATGCGGTGCGAATACTCCATGTACCAGATGAACTTGAACTCTCTCAATGTCATGTCATGATTCAGGCTGTTGGAAAAGGCAGAGCAGAAGAATAAGCAAGAAACTCCCTGGCATTGAACAGTGGCCGCCTTCACACTCCCGATTTCACAAGGATTTTCTTCACCTTGGAGAGAACAGGGATAGCCAGGGAAGATGAACACCAAAGCCACCTTTGGATCCTTGTTCCTATATATTGAGTGCCCCTTGTTGGAGCTAGTCCattcccatagaaagaaagagccTTGTGCTGCTGACTCACAGTCAGTCTGGGCTCTGTGAAAACAAAGGGGAGGATTCCCTGTGCCATCTCAGTCCCTCTGCCTGGAACCTGCAGCACTTACATTTTAAATTCTGGGAACTGCTGGTATTTTTGGAACTCAGCCTCCCATTCCTGCTGTGTCTGTGGGGGCTTCATCTCCCTCACCAGATGCCAGTCGACCATGGAGAGCCCAGACTCTGTTAGCCTAGgagggacagacacacacacacacgtgactCACTCACTCCTTAACCAAAATAAGAAGAGCACCGACAGCATTTCCCCAGATGAACTGCAGCCACTCCTCAGCAGCAAAGGTGATGGGGAGGAAGGACCCTATGAACTAGGCCAAAAAATGTTATCAGGCACATACTAGCCAGAGGTGGGTACAACAAACTGAAGTTGGAGGCAATGGAATGTAGAGAAGATCTGCCTTGTTGCACCACCATATCTAGTGGGAAAGATGTTGGCCTCATAACTGACACCATTTAGCCATGCATACAGGAAGAATGAGGCTGCAATAAAAATTAATTGCTCCTACAGAGATGATCACAGaagggagatgggggaagaaaAAGGCAGATCTGTGACAGAAGCCTCCTGTCCCTATAGGAAGACCATAATTAAGGAGTGGATGAGCTTACTGATGAAGGAAAGGGACCAGTAAGATGACTAATTTTGGGGTGAAGAAATAAATCACCAGCCACATACAATAGAGTGCTGTAGATTCAAAATAGTTCAGACAAGATTGGGGTATTTATTGTTTGTACGGCACCAGCTGCATAGTGGTGTACAGACAGGTATGAAAACAAGGTTCTCCCCACAGattgcttacaatctaaacagacaacaTACAAATAAGGGAGAGGGAAATGGGTGCCAAAGAAAAGGCAGTGTGAGAACAGTGAATTTTAAGCACCTGACTTGTTAAAGTTCCTTCACTCAGTTGTTTGCCTGGATGCAATCAGTAGTCTATGATAATCTCTCAATTCCTTAAGTCTGCAGAGAGGGGAAATGTCAGAAAAGGTGCAGGAATTTAGTGGAGAGCATGGAGCTTTGGAGAAGCAGGTCAGTATGGAAAACCCGGGTACCCAGGAAAGTGTGAAAAAAAGACTTGGAGGTGGGATCAGGAGGACGATGACATGAAGGTGTAATGGAAGGCAGTCAGTGAAAGGTATTGCTGCAAAGGACAAGATCAGGGTTCTGGTCAGGATGAAGGGCTTTTAAGAAAAGCAGGTTAACGTGGCACACAGGGAAAAGAGATGGCAATGCAGGAAGCTGAAGGTCGGCTGGAAATAGATCGATAgcattttcagcagcactttgtGTGGATGAGAGGTAAGGATGTAAATAACGTGTAAAAACAACAGCCATGTACCCAATGAACCGGagtgcggggggaggggcggggctgtagCATCCCCATGTTTTAGGTGGGGCTCCGCTGCCCACCccaggggtcccagctgctcgCCCCAAGAGTCCCTAGGGCTCTGTGTGGGGACGGATAAGCATCAAGCTTATAGGGTAACCCATCAAACTTTTGCATTCTTCGGAGAGGGGACGAGGGGCCTGGCCagaaagcagctgctgcagggactACAGGGGCGCAAGGCAGGCAGGGTCCGTGTAGGGTGCGAGGCACGGCCTGGGGCAGCGCCGGCTGGACAGGCAGGTGCCGCCGGCCGCTCTCACCTGGTCACGCCCCCCAGCACAACAGCTCCGGCCACCGTGCCGCTGCACACCAGCAGCCAGCGCCCCACGAGCCGCTCCGCGGCCGAGCCGGGCACAAGGCGGGGCCACCGCCTGCGATGGGCGGCGGGCTTCCCACCGCGCTGCCGCTGCTTGCAGGCTGCCGCCACCGGAGACTCGctgcggggaggagggggtgtgcGAGCCGGGGCCCGGCGGCGGCCGCCCGACCGGGACGAGCGCAGCCGGGCGGCCCGCGGAACGGGGCGCGGGGCCCCCCAGGGGGAGGGCAGCTGCGCTGCTTCCCTAAGTTACCTGGGCCCCTGAGCCCCCCCGGCGAGCTGGCAGGAGGACCCGCGCACCCCCCAGCGCCGCCCGCAGCATCACGAGCACAACCGGAAACAGTACCCTGACATCTGACCCGGAAACAAAGCCAGTATTTCCGGACCCATCTAGCCGTCACCATGACAATCCAGCACGTGACCGAGAGTAGGGAGCGCTTCGCGCGCACTGAGGACAGGTGAGCGCGAGTCCAAGGAGGGGCGGGGCCCGATCACCGGGAGGGCGGGGTCACATGGTCCGGGGCAGGGCTTCCTTCTGGACACGTGACCAGGCCGAGTCAGTTCCACCGCCTCTGGAGTCAGCGGGGCGGAGGGTGAATTGGCTATGGAGAGACGGGACCGGAACCGGAAGGGGGGCTCGGGGGCCGGAAATGCGGGTGAGCGGGCGGAGCTGGGACCGGAAATGCTGGCGATGATCTGGTAGAGCCATGGGCGGAGCCCGGATGGGCTGGGATCAGCTCCGCGCCCATAgcctgcggggggcggggggcgggggccggGCCGGCCATGGCCGCGGCCGCGTGTGAACCGAGGTGGCGCCGCTTCGCAGTCactgcggctcccagtggctggcagcagCCGCGGGCTGGACGCTGGGGCTACGCGTCGTGGCCCTGGCGCGTCCCGCTCTGCCTTTCTGCCCGTGGGAAGCAGGGCGGGCCCGCTcagcgtctccctgtgctgggtccTGCTGCCTCTGGGCGAGACGGGACTGCTTTGTGCTGCAGCAGGGGGAAAACACACACCGAGTGCGATAGAAACCACACCTCGCTATAAGCGAGCCTGGGCTGGGAGCCGTCCCTGTGATTCCAGACTAGGGGGCGGGTAGCAAGTGTGGAAAAGCGGGACTGTGGAACGAGATGACCCAGAGGCATTATGTAGAGGAGCCTGAAGGAGGTGCAGGGAAAGGAGACTTGTTTACAGGAGAGCAAGGGAATAGGCAGCCTATGCAGCACAGGGGTCAGGTGCCAGATTCATGCTTTTGTAGCTTTCATGCCAACAAATTGGGGAATGGGTTTTCAGAGGGAGTAGGTGGGGCTGCACTTACGCTTTGTATCATCTGAAGGCCTGGTGCACACCTATGTCAAGGGTGTCAGGCTACAGCCCCTCTTGGAGCTCCTCCAGAACCGTGAACTGAGGTTCTGGCtacacttttcccctcacttgtTTATTCTCACACTCTCCATCCATGACCCCACCAAGTTGCGAGACTCTCTCATGAGcctgctcctggcactggccaaggtGGCCAGCCGCCAGACCAGGACAAAGCTCAATGGCAGGCGCTCTCTGACTGTGGGACCTGTTTCTGTTCCTTTGTCATATCACATCTCCGAGCAGAGTTTCTCTTGGCAATGTCCGGTGACTCTTTGGCCTTGtgtacacttgaaatgctacagcagtgcagctgcagttcTTCAGTGTGGACATTACTTATCCctacaggaggggttctcccatcggcataggtaatctacctccgcaagaggcagcagctaggtcaacagaagaattcttccattgacctagtgctgtctacatgaggatttaggtcagcttaactatgtcactctgGAGtatggctttttcacacccctgagtgacttaGCTGAGTTGATTTAATTTTCTACTATAGACCAGCCATTTCCTTTCAGGAAGAGTGGGCACTGTCTGAGGTTCTTCGCTTGGTGCCCCTGTCTGGAGTCCTGATGTCCAAACCATCACCCACACTCCCATTCCTATTTTTGCACTTGTTCTCAAATTCAGTTGTGGCCTGTGCTTTGTGGTTCCACCCCCTCAGTAAAGGGGGAAGGCCTTTAGTTTTGGCTCTCAGAaaaatcacgcctcaccaatctattagaattctttgagggggtcaacaagcatgtggacaagggtgttccagtggatatagtgtacttagattttcagaaagcctttgacaaggtccctcaccaaaggctcttaaagtAAGCTGTCAtcggataagagggaaggtcttctcatgggtcaataactgtttaaaagataggaaacaaaaggctAGGTTAGGTCAGttgtcaaaatggagagagctaaAAAGCACACTCCCCAAAGGAtatgtactgggaccagtgctgttcaacatgttcataaatgatctggaaaaggggtaaacagtgagatggcaaaattggcagatgatacaaaagtacTCCAGATACTTAAGTCCAaactgactgcaaagagctacaaagggttCTCTCAAAaccaggtgactgggcaacaaaatggcagatgaaattcggtgttgataagtgcaaagtaatgcacattggaacacatgatcccaactatacatacaaaatgatgagatctaaattagctgttaacttctcagaaaagagatcttggataATACTGTAATATATGGAGGTATACCTATCTTATAGAGCTGgaaggtcatcaggtccagccccctgccttcactagcaggaccaaatgcTGGTTTTGCCCCAGGTGGCTCcattaaggattgaactcacaaccttgggtttagcaggcctatgttcaaacctctgagctatccctcccccttgatgggtctctgaaaacatccacttagtgtgcagtggcagtcaaaaaagcaaacagaatgttgggaaccattaggcaagggatagataataaaacagaaaatatcatcatgttactatataaatccatagtatgcccacaccttgaataccgcAGCAATTCtagttgcctcatctcaaaaaggatatattagaattgaagaAGGTAccgagaaaggcaacaaaaatgattaagggtatggaacagcttctgttcaaggagaaattaaaaagacttcgtgcatccaacgaagtgggtattcacccacgaaagctcatgctccaaaacgtctgttagtctataaggtgccacagaattctttgctgctcttaaaaATGCTGACACTGTTCATCtgagaaaagagacgactaagggggaatatgatagaagtctataaaatcatgactggtgtggagaaggagaatagggaagtgttatttatcccatcacataatacaagaactagatgtcacctgatgaaattaataggcagcaggttcaaacaaaaggaagtatttcttcacacaatgcacagtcgaTGTTTGGAATTAGTTGCtatgggatattgtgaaggccaaaagtataagtgggttcaaaaaagaattatataaattcatggaggataggtccatcactggctattagccaaaatggtcaaggatacaactccatgctctggataTCCCTAAACATCcaactggcagaagctgggactagacgAGAGGGGATAAATCACtagataattgccctgttctgttcattccctctgaagcacctggtcagaagacaggttactgggctaaatggaccattggtctgagcaagtatggccgttcttatgttctttgacATTACAAAGTGGGGATTCAGGACCAAAAATAGCTACAGGCAGGTGTGGTCAAAGCCCAACCAGGAGTGTATGTTAGAAATGGGAAATGTGGATATGAGAAGGGTCTGGAGACTGGACAGAGTAGGAGATCAGGAGAGGGATCAAGTTGGGCCAACTGGAAACTCCACGTGGGGCAGGAGACTGAAGAGGGGAGGACTGGTTTCCAGGACTGGAGCTGAGAGAATCCCTGAGCCAAAACCTACCCCCTAAGACTGGGCTGCCTCCTTGACCGCTCCTGTGTTTCCTTCCTAGGAATGGGTGATGGCTTTCTCATGGAAGTGTGCGTTGACTCAGTGGAGTCTGCTGTGAATGCAGAGAGAGGAGGTAAGGAAGAGGGGAACAGCTGGAACTTGACCTGTCCTCAGTGTAATAAAACCTGGCTGGAGTAGAATGCAACAGCCTGTATGGTGCCAAGGCTTCTCCTGAAAGAGGGATTCTCAGTGTTATCAGCTGAGCACTCAGGGGCCTCAGCTTTATTATACAGACCATCGAGAAAgacatggttcctgccccaaggagctcataGTCTAATATAACTGTATGGAGCAGACATAGAGCATGggatagtgtgtccagttctggtgcccacaacgcaagaaggatgtttataaattggagatggttcagggGATagacacaagaatgattaaaggattagaaaacctgcctgatagTGACAGACACAAGAAGctgaatctgtttagcttaacaaagagaaggtgaagggatgACTTGAACACAGTCTCTAGGTATCTActtgggaaacaaatatttaataatgggccctTCAagctagcagacaaaggtatgacacgatccaatggctggaaggtgaagctagacaaatccagactggatCTCGATCTAGACAAATCCGgactggattctccatcactgtccatttttaaatcaagattggatgtttttctgctctagttcaaacaggaattatttctgGGAACTTCTGTGTGATAGCCTTAGAATTTATGAATGTTTACTACAAGAAATCTGCAGCTAAGGTATGTTAGTCAATGTGTGCATCAACCTTCACAAGCTAATCAGGGCTGGCCCAGTAGTTAGATACAAGATCTCCAGGAGACAATGACCCAAGTCCAAGCACAGTGCTAGGTGGTGGTGTGatattctgtaccttgggggagcatcctgtaatccccatattcctcatttatatataattgtgatcttgcatataaagcaagCCGTGTGAGGTGtcgggaaaggttatgatttgctgaaggtCATTgttctatccatatatgtatgtCATTAATGCACATG
This genomic interval carries:
- the COX15 gene encoding LOW QUALITY PROTEIN: heme A synthase COX15 (The sequence of the model RefSeq protein was modified relative to this genomic sequence to represent the inferred CDS: deleted 2 bases in 1 codon; substituted 1 base at 1 genomic stop codon), whose product is MLRAALGGARVLLPARRGGSGAQVTXGTSLRWRQPKQRQRGGKPAAHRRRWPRLVPGSAAERLVGRWLLVCSGTVAGAVVLGGVTRLTESGLSMVDWHLVREMKPPQTQQEWEAEFQKYQQFPEFKILNHDMTLREFKFIWYMEYSHRMWGRVVGLAYVLPAVYFWRKGWLSYSMKGCVLALCGLVCFQGLLGWYMVKSGLEEKPDSHDIPRVSQYRLAAHLGSALVLYCASLWSGLSLLLPQHKLPETYQLLRLRRFAHGTTGLIFLTALSGAFVAGLDAGLVYNSFPKMGESWIPDDLLSFSPVLKNIFENPTTVQFNHRILGITSVTAITALYLFSRKIPLPRRTKIAVASLMAVAYMQVGLGISTLLLYVPTPLAATHQSGSLALLTVALWLMNELRRVPK